CTCATCCCCCGCGTCGACGCCGGCCACCAGGACCATGTCCCCGGCGCCCTCCACCGCGCGGCACACCTCGGCACCCATGCGCCCCCGCGCTCCGAGCACACCGACGCGGGTGGGGGCCTGGCTGTCCGTCATGCGATCACCTCGTGCACTTCGCTCGGCAACTCGTCGGCAGAAGCGTACGACCCGACCACCGCCGCGCTGACCGGGCGGCTCAGCAGGTCCTTCGCCAGCGCCCGCACGTCCTCCGGGGTGACCGCGTTGATCCGCGCCAGGGTCTGCTCGACGCTGAGGTGATCGGCGTAGTTCAGCTCGCCCTTGCCGATCCGCGACATCCGCGAGCCGGTGTCCTCCAGCCCGAGCACGAGATTCCCGCGCAGCTGTCCCTTGCCGCGCGCCACCTCGGCGTCCAGCAGTCCGTTGTCGGCGACTTCGCCCAGGACCTCGCGCACGACGCCCGCGACCTCGCCGAGGCGCTCGGGCTGACAGCCCGCGTACACCGACAGCATGCCGGTGTCGGCGTAGGAGGAGATCGACGAGTAGACCGAGTACGCCAGCCCGCGCCGCTCCCGCACCTCCTGGAACAGCCGCGAGCTCATGCCGCCGCCGAGGGCCGCGTTGAGCACGCCCAGCGCGAACCGCCGCTCGTCGTGCCGGTCCAGCGCGGGCACCCCGAGCATCAGGTGCGCCTGCTCCGACTCGTCGTGCTGGAGCACCAACCGGCTGCCGCCGCGCAGGTCCGCCGAACCGGTGCGCGGTTCGATCGGCGTGTGCCGCTCGTCCGCGCGCTCCCCGAGTGCGGCCTCGACCAGCGCCAGCACCTCGGCGTGGTCCACGTTGCCCGCGGCGGCCAGCACCATCCTCGGCAGGGTGTAGCGCTTCTTGTAGAAGGCGAAGAGCGCGTCCCGGCTCATCCCGGTGATCGACTCGTCGGTGCCGAGCACCGGCAGGCCCAGCGGGTGCCCGCCCAGCATCGCCGCGCAGAACGCCTCGTGCAGCAGGTCCTCGGGGTCGTCGTCGCGCATGGCGATCTCTTCGAGCACCACGCTGCGCTCGGTCTCCATGTCCGCGTCGGCGCACACGGCCTCGAACACCACGTCGGAGACCAGGTCCACCGCGAGCGGCAGGTCGGCGTCCAGCGTGTGCGCGTAGTAGCAGGTGTGCTCCTTGGCGGTGAACGCGTTCAGCTCCCCGCCGACCGCGTCGATCTCCTCGGCGATCTGCGCCGCGGTGCGCCGCCGCGTTCCCTTGAACAGCAGGTGTTCCAGGTAGTGCGCGGCCCCGGCGACCTCGGGCTCCTCGTCGCGGGAGCCGACACCGACCCAGATGCCCACCGACGCCGAGCGCACGCCCGGCAACTGCTCGGTGATCACCCGCAGGCCGCACGGCAGCACCGTCCTGCGCACGGCGCAGTCCTCGGAGCTGCGTTCCAGAACCTCGGTCACGCCACTGTTCGCGTTCAGCGTCGAACTCCTCCGCTACGCCGCAGGGGGCGCTTTGTGGGCGCCCCCTGCGGAGTGGATTGCGTTGTGCGGCAACGATAGCCGCTACTTGGCGCCGGCCTCCGCCGGAGCCTCGGCCTGCTCGGCGTCGGCCTTGGCCTCCGCCTTGTCCGCGGTGTCCTCTTCGGACACCAGGACGAGGCTGATCTTGCCGCGGTTGTCGATGTCGGCGATCTCCACGCGGAGCTTGTCACCGACCTTCACGACGTCCTCGACCTTGGCGATCCGCTTGCCCGCGCCCAGCTTGGAGATGTGCACCAGGCCGTCCTTGCCCGGCAGCAGCGAGACGAACGCGCCGAAGGCGGCCGTCTTCACCACGGTGCCGAGGAAGCGCTCGCCGACCTTGGGCAGCTGCGGGTTGGCGATCGCGTTGATCAGGTCGATCGCGGCGTCGGCCGAGGGGCCGTCCGCGGCGCCGACGTAGATCGTGCCGTCGTCCTCGATGGAGATGTCGGCACCGGTCTGCTCGGTGATCGAGTTGATCATCTTGCCCTTGGGCCCGATCACCTCGCCGATCTTGTCGACCGGGATCTTCACCGCGGTGACGCGCGGCGCGAACGGGCTCATGTCGTCCGGCGCGTCGATGGCCTCCTGCATGACCTCCAGGATGGTCAGCCGGGCGTCCTGCGCCTGGCTGAGCGCCTTGGCCAGCACGTCCGACGGGATGCCGTCGAGCTTGGTGTCCAGCTGGAGGGCGGTGATGAAGGACTTGGTGCCGGCGACCTTGAAGTCCATGTCGCCGAAGGCGTCCTCGGCGCCGAGGATGTCGGTCAGCGCGACGTAGCGGGTCTCGCCGTCGACCTCGTCGGAGACCAGGCCCATGGCGATGCCCGCCACCGGCGCCTTCAGCGGCACACCGGCGTTGAGCAGCGACATCGTCGAGGCGCAGACCGAGCCCATCGAGGTGGAGCCGTTGGAGCCCAGCGCCTCGGAGACCTGGCGGATGGTGTAGGGGAACTCCTCGCGCGAGGGCAGCACGGGCACCAGGGCCCGCTCGGCCAGCGCGCCGTGGCCGATCTCGCGGCGCTTCGGCGAGCCCACCCGGCCGGTCTCACCGGTGGAGTAGGGCGGGAAGTTGTAGTGGTGCATGTAGCGCTTGCGCGTCTCGGGGGTCAGCGAGTCGATCTGCTGCTCCATGCGCAGCATGTTCAGCGTGGTGATGCCCAGGATCTGGGTCTCGCCGCGCTCGAACAGCGCCGAGCCGTGCGCCCGCGGGATCAGCGCGACCTCGGCGGAGAGGCTGCGGATGTCGGTGACGCTGCGGCCGTCGATGCGGATCTGGTCGCGCAGCACCCGCTGGCGGACCAGCTTCTTGTTCAGCGAGCGGAAGGCGGCGGCGACCTCCTTCTCCCTGCCCTCGAAGGCGGAGCCCTCGGTGACCACGCGCTCCAGGCAGGCGGCCTTGACCTCGTCGATGCGGGACTCGCGCTCCTGCTTGTCCGCGATGGTCAGCGCCTGCGCCAGCTCGTCGGTGACCGCACCGGCGACGGCCTCGTAGGCGTCCGGCTGGTAGGCCGGGTACACCGGGAACTCGCGCGTCTCCTTGGCGGCGACCTGGGCCAGCTGGGCCTGGGCCTCGCACAGCACCCGGATGAACGGCTTCGCGGCCTCCAGGCCCGCCGCGACGACCTCCTCGGTCGGGGCGGTGGCGCCCTCGGCGATGAGGGTGGTGACCTGCTCGGTGGCCTCGGCCTCGACCATCATGATCGCGACGTCGTCACCGACGACGCGGCCGGCGACGACCATGTCGAAGACGGCCTTCTCCAGCTGCTCGTAGGTCGGGAAGGCGACCCACTGGCCCTCGATCAGCGCGACGCGGACGCCGCCGATCGGGCCGGAGAACGGCAGGCCGGCGAGCTGGGTGGACGCGGACGCGGCGTTGATCGCCACCACGTCGTAGAGGTCCTTGGGGTCCAGGCTCATCACGGTGATGACGACCTGGATCTCGTTGCGCAGGCCGTCGACGAAGGACGGGCGCAGCGGGCGGTCGACCAGGCGGCAGGTCAGGATCGCCTCGGTGGAGGGACGGCCCTCGCGGCGGAAGAACGAGCCGGGGATGCGGCCCGCGGCGTACATCCGCTCCTCGACGTCGATGGTCAGCGGGAAGAAGTCGAAGTGCTCCTTCGGCTGCTTGGACGCCGTGGTCGCGGAGAGCAGCATGGTCTCGTCGTCCAGGTAGGCGACGACGCTGCCCGCGGCCTGACGGGCCAGCCGGCCGGTCTCGAAACGCACCGTCCGGGTTCCGAAGCGGCCGTTGTCGATGACGGCACTCGCCTCGTGCACTGCAAGTTCGGTCACAAATACTCCTTGTTGTGCGGGCCGCCG
The window above is part of the Allokutzneria albata genome. Proteins encoded here:
- a CDS encoding polyribonucleotide nucleotidyltransferase encodes the protein MTELAVHEASAVIDNGRFGTRTVRFETGRLARQAAGSVVAYLDDETMLLSATTASKQPKEHFDFFPLTIDVEERMYAAGRIPGSFFRREGRPSTEAILTCRLVDRPLRPSFVDGLRNEIQVVITVMSLDPKDLYDVVAINAASASTQLAGLPFSGPIGGVRVALIEGQWVAFPTYEQLEKAVFDMVVAGRVVGDDVAIMMVEAEATEQVTTLIAEGATAPTEEVVAAGLEAAKPFIRVLCEAQAQLAQVAAKETREFPVYPAYQPDAYEAVAGAVTDELAQALTIADKQERESRIDEVKAACLERVVTEGSAFEGREKEVAAAFRSLNKKLVRQRVLRDQIRIDGRSVTDIRSLSAEVALIPRAHGSALFERGETQILGITTLNMLRMEQQIDSLTPETRKRYMHHYNFPPYSTGETGRVGSPKRREIGHGALAERALVPVLPSREEFPYTIRQVSEALGSNGSTSMGSVCASTMSLLNAGVPLKAPVAGIAMGLVSDEVDGETRYVALTDILGAEDAFGDMDFKVAGTKSFITALQLDTKLDGIPSDVLAKALSQAQDARLTILEVMQEAIDAPDDMSPFAPRVTAVKIPVDKIGEVIGPKGKMINSITEQTGADISIEDDGTIYVGAADGPSADAAIDLINAIANPQLPKVGERFLGTVVKTAAFGAFVSLLPGKDGLVHISKLGAGKRIAKVEDVVKVGDKLRVEIADIDNRGKISLVLVSEEDTADKAEAKADAEQAEAPAEAGAK
- a CDS encoding M16 family metallopeptidase, with the protein product MNANSGVTEVLERSSEDCAVRRTVLPCGLRVITEQLPGVRSASVGIWVGVGSRDEEPEVAGAAHYLEHLLFKGTRRRTAAQIAEEIDAVGGELNAFTAKEHTCYYAHTLDADLPLAVDLVSDVVFEAVCADADMETERSVVLEEIAMRDDDPEDLLHEAFCAAMLGGHPLGLPVLGTDESITGMSRDALFAFYKKRYTLPRMVLAAAGNVDHAEVLALVEAALGERADERHTPIEPRTGSADLRGGSRLVLQHDESEQAHLMLGVPALDRHDERRFALGVLNAALGGGMSSRLFQEVRERRGLAYSVYSSISSYADTGMLSVYAGCQPERLGEVAGVVREVLGEVADNGLLDAEVARGKGQLRGNLVLGLEDTGSRMSRIGKGELNYADHLSVEQTLARINAVTPEDVRALAKDLLSRPVSAAVVGSYASADELPSEVHEVIA